The Candidatus Nitrosocosmicus arcticus genome includes a region encoding these proteins:
- a CDS encoding acyl-CoA mutase large subunit family protein, translated as MSEDKNSIKTDSNIPVKKYYTSSDIRNENESDPGTYPYLRGIYPTMYRERHWTMRQYSGFGSAEETNNRFKFLLGHGQTGLSLAFDLPTQTGRDSDNPQSEGEVGRTGVAISSIDDMLTCFKDIPLDKVSTSMTINSTAATLLSLYITVAGSQGVLPSQIRGTTQNDILKEYHSRNTYIYPPRPSLRLIGDMIQYCSTDVPQFYPISISGYHIREAGSNAIQELAFTFADAIEYINTCMDRGLDIDNFAPRLSFFFCCTMEFLEEVAKFRAARVIYSKIIKERYHAKDPKSSHLRFHVQTSGESLTAQQADNNIIRVTTEALAAVLGGCQSLHTNSRDEALALPTEESVKIALRTQQVLAYETGVTKTVDPLAGSYYIEYLTEQIIEGVNSYLDRIDKMGGALAAIERNFFQEEIRKNAYSLKKEIDSNKRTIVGVNKFTDQQDIEPKLARVDPQLEIKQVNRLKEFKKSRDNVKVQHQISSLLSAAEKQDVNLMPFLISCVKNKVTLGEINTTFKEIFGTYVPKISF; from the coding sequence ATGAGCGAAGATAAAAATTCAATCAAAACTGATTCTAATATCCCAGTAAAAAAGTATTATACATCTAGCGATATCAGGAATGAAAATGAATCTGACCCAGGTACATATCCGTATTTGAGGGGCATATATCCTACTATGTACAGGGAGCGCCATTGGACAATGCGACAGTATAGCGGATTCGGTAGTGCAGAGGAGACAAATAACAGGTTCAAGTTCTTGTTAGGTCATGGTCAGACTGGATTGTCTTTGGCCTTTGATTTACCTACGCAAACAGGCAGAGATTCAGATAATCCTCAGTCGGAGGGTGAGGTGGGGAGAACAGGAGTAGCGATAAGTTCTATAGATGATATGCTAACTTGTTTTAAGGATATTCCACTTGACAAGGTAAGTACCTCTATGACAATTAATTCCACTGCTGCAACCCTGCTTTCATTGTACATTACAGTTGCAGGATCACAAGGTGTATTGCCTTCCCAAATCAGGGGAACCACGCAAAACGACATTTTAAAAGAATATCACTCGAGAAATACATACATTTACCCACCAAGACCTTCACTAAGACTTATTGGAGATATGATACAATATTGTTCAACTGATGTTCCTCAATTTTATCCAATTAGTATCTCTGGCTATCATATCCGTGAAGCAGGTTCCAATGCAATCCAAGAACTGGCCTTCACTTTTGCCGATGCTATCGAGTACATAAATACATGCATGGATAGGGGATTGGATATAGATAATTTTGCACCCAGGCTTTCTTTTTTCTTTTGTTGTACTATGGAATTTTTAGAGGAAGTTGCTAAATTTAGGGCAGCCAGGGTTATCTATTCTAAGATCATCAAAGAAAGATATCATGCCAAAGATCCCAAATCTTCACACTTAAGATTTCATGTGCAAACTAGTGGGGAATCCCTAACTGCGCAACAAGCTGATAATAACATTATCAGAGTTACAACTGAAGCATTGGCTGCTGTTTTGGGCGGATGTCAGTCTCTGCATACTAATTCCAGAGACGAGGCGTTAGCTTTACCTACTGAAGAGTCAGTTAAGATTGCCCTGCGTACGCAACAGGTTCTAGCCTACGAAACGGGAGTTACAAAAACAGTTGACCCATTAGCGGGTTCTTATTATATAGAATATTTAACTGAGCAAATTATAGAAGGAGTCAATTCTTACCTTGACCGAATAGACAAGATGGGTGGGGCCTTAGCTGCAATTGAACGAAACTTTTTCCAAGAAGAAATTAGAAAAAATGCATATTCCCTAAAGAAAGAAATCGACAGCAATAAAAGAACAATTGTCGGGGTAAACAAATTTACCGACCAGCAAGATATAGAGCCAAAATTGGCTAGAGTTGACCCTCAATTGGAAATAAAACAAGTAAATAGGTTAAAGGAATTCAAAAAGTCCCGTGATAATGTTAAAGTCCAACACCAGATTTCGTCCTTGTTATCAGCAGCCGAAAAACAAGATGTTAATTTGATGCCATTTTTGATATCATGTGTTAAAAATAAGGTAACCCTTGGCGAAATTAACACCACGTTTAAAGAGATATTTGGGACATATGTACCAAAAATCTCTTTTTAA
- a CDS encoding NUDIX hydrolase — MISEKEFIEIVQENSKTLFDFKNTNLEGGGDRNTVPSSVLVIIHFNLEYTPTIIFTKRGSNLRNHAGEISFPGGRVSKQDHSIIETAMRETFEEIGLSIQKEKIIGCLTPTNTYTTKILIYPFIVILGKISFAFEPNEEVEQVIEIPLEILRDCMAVDEEHSSRDNKMFKFSVDEYLIWGATARILKNLLDLIYHH; from the coding sequence TTGATTTCTGAAAAAGAATTCATAGAAATTGTCCAGGAGAATAGCAAGACCTTATTTGATTTTAAAAATACTAATTTAGAAGGAGGAGGTGACCGCAACACGGTACCATCAAGCGTACTTGTTATAATCCATTTTAATCTTGAATATACTCCAACGATTATATTCACAAAAAGAGGTTCAAATTTGAGAAATCATGCAGGGGAGATTTCCTTTCCAGGAGGTAGAGTTTCCAAACAAGATCATTCTATCATAGAAACCGCAATGAGAGAGACTTTTGAAGAAATAGGTCTCTCAATTCAAAAAGAAAAAATAATTGGATGTCTCACTCCTACAAATACCTATACAACCAAAATACTTATCTATCCATTTATTGTGATACTTGGTAAAATATCATTTGCCTTTGAACCTAATGAAGAAGTAGAACAAGTAATTGAAATACCACTCGAAATTTTACGTGATTGCATGGCTGTCGATGAGGAGCATTCAAGTAGAGATAATAAGATGTTTAAATTTTCCGTGGATGAATATTTGATCTGGGGGGCTACCGCCAGAATACTGAAAAACCTTTTAGACCTGATATATCATCACTAG
- a CDS encoding isocitrate/isopropylmalate dehydrogenase family protein, whose protein sequence is MTTYNISLLEGDGIGPELSECVYDVLECIHDKSTSLKFNISRVEAGDNAKLKYNKPLPDETFERIKNSQACLKSPVGESAADVVLVLRRYFDLYANIRPSKNYPNISSISKDVDLITVRENTEDLYLGWEFYADDDTVISLRKISRAASRRIAEHAFEIANSRKGKKVTIVHKSNVLRMSDRLFIDTSKEVAKRYPDIEFEEMYVDACAMELIRNPNRFDTILTTNLFGDIISDEAAQITGSIGLAPAANIGKDFGMFEPVHGAAFDIAGKNVANPTSFILALKMMFDWLGEKYRDSNLTSQSIKIEKAVDDLFSKNIKTIDIGGKLSTKEFNNKFISLLTDLGYD, encoded by the coding sequence ATGACTACGTATAATATATCACTACTTGAGGGCGATGGTATTGGTCCTGAATTATCAGAATGCGTATACGATGTTTTAGAGTGCATACATGACAAGTCAACGTCTCTAAAATTCAACATTTCAAGAGTAGAAGCAGGTGACAATGCTAAATTAAAGTATAACAAACCCCTCCCAGATGAAACCTTTGAAAGGATTAAAAACTCTCAAGCCTGCCTGAAATCTCCGGTTGGAGAATCGGCTGCGGACGTTGTACTCGTATTGAGGAGATATTTTGATTTATACGCTAATATAAGACCATCCAAAAACTATCCAAATATTTCATCTATATCAAAGGATGTTGACTTAATCACCGTCAGGGAGAATACCGAAGATTTGTACTTGGGGTGGGAATTTTATGCAGACGATGATACAGTCATATCCCTAAGGAAAATTAGCAGGGCTGCATCCAGACGTATTGCGGAGCATGCATTTGAAATCGCAAATTCAAGAAAAGGAAAGAAAGTAACTATAGTTCACAAATCAAATGTTCTAAGAATGAGCGATCGGCTTTTTATCGATACTTCAAAAGAGGTAGCTAAAAGATATCCTGATATCGAATTTGAAGAAATGTACGTTGATGCCTGCGCTATGGAGTTAATTAGGAATCCAAATCGATTTGACACTATTTTAACCACCAATTTATTTGGAGATATTATTTCAGATGAAGCTGCACAAATTACTGGAAGCATTGGATTAGCTCCGGCCGCAAATATTGGAAAAGACTTTGGAATGTTTGAACCGGTTCATGGAGCTGCTTTTGATATAGCAGGAAAGAATGTAGCTAACCCTACATCATTCATACTTGCGCTCAAGATGATGTTTGACTGGTTGGGTGAGAAATACCGAGATAGCAATTTGACATCTCAATCAATCAAAATAGAGAAAGCAGTTGATGATTTATTCAGCAAAAATATCAAAACAATAGATATAGGCGGAAAGTTGTCAACGAAAGAATTTAACAACAAATTCATTAGCCTATTGACGGACCTTGGATATGACTGA
- a CDS encoding methylenetetrahydrofolate reductase gives MNIIYELNPPKILNSYRIDIALLNQELLKFLNRARIISNFTKYIHITDSVLGIPRFSSIHAAQMMMNNLTNVALNISCSVRTRDRNMNSIIQMVTDAVLLKIRGLLFIQGDKPAFEESENASSLSNPTDVIKLLTSIGFDKLIDLDLSIPNKISNQKVFQKKVNSKPHTFITQSINSIQEIRDLKDLIKPKNIQLIPCIMVPSVKNERAAAMIGLDWSEYQDNFLGFLKEVYQETDHILITSPNSFDEGIEVLKKIV, from the coding sequence ATGAATATAATTTATGAATTAAACCCTCCAAAAATACTAAATAGTTACAGGATTGATATCGCACTGCTAAACCAGGAATTGCTAAAGTTTTTGAACAGGGCAAGAATCATTTCTAATTTCACAAAATACATACATATTACAGATTCTGTCCTTGGTATCCCCAGATTTTCGAGTATTCATGCAGCTCAGATGATGATGAATAATCTAACCAATGTAGCCTTGAATATAAGCTGTAGTGTAAGGACAAGAGATAGAAACATGAATTCTATTATACAAATGGTAACGGATGCGGTATTGTTAAAAATTAGAGGCCTTTTATTTATTCAAGGTGATAAACCTGCCTTTGAGGAATCCGAAAATGCATCCTCACTTTCAAATCCGACAGATGTGATTAAGCTTTTAACCTCCATAGGATTTGACAAATTAATAGATCTTGATTTATCCATACCAAACAAGATTTCAAATCAGAAAGTATTCCAAAAAAAGGTAAATTCAAAGCCCCATACATTTATCACACAATCAATAAATTCGATTCAGGAGATCAGGGATTTAAAAGATCTCATAAAACCCAAAAATATCCAACTTATTCCTTGCATTATGGTCCCTTCGGTCAAAAATGAAAGAGCAGCTGCTATGATTGGTTTGGATTGGAGTGAATACCAAGATAACTTTCTAGGATTCTTAAAAGAAGTTTATCAAGAAACGGACCATATCCTAATTACCTCGCCTAATAGTTTTGATGAAGGAATTGAGGTTTTGAAGAAAATAGTTTAA
- the meaB gene encoding methylmalonyl Co-A mutase-associated GTPase MeaB, with protein sequence MDDIVEGILNKNKRIIAQSISKIDDEDPLSHEILKNIYPKTGKAITIGFTGPAGAGKSTLIGKLISYFKNYGFKISILAVDPTSAISGGAILGDRVRMPTTMDDEDIFMRSLGSRGASGGISKSLRNIIRILDAAGYDLILVESVGAGQLEIEISKVVNLTVVIFNPNTGDNVQAVKAGLTEIGDVYIVNKSDIEGSNTLYLTLLDLIGELPRKPLIFKVSAHSGEGLEELSKKLRDLINTDDWISKKKKKEREDLKAELKLMVLDEVREKSVQVLNSKNMEINKLVESMLDKSKDPYTAAEELSLLVFSSK encoded by the coding sequence ATGGATGATATTGTTGAAGGAATATTAAATAAAAATAAAAGAATTATTGCACAATCTATTTCAAAGATTGATGACGAGGATCCATTGTCCCATGAAATATTAAAAAATATATATCCAAAAACAGGAAAAGCGATCACAATAGGATTTACAGGTCCTGCTGGTGCAGGTAAGAGTACTCTTATCGGAAAATTGATTTCTTATTTTAAGAATTATGGTTTCAAGATATCTATATTGGCAGTAGATCCTACTAGTGCTATTTCAGGGGGTGCTATCCTTGGTGACAGAGTCCGTATGCCTACTACGATGGACGATGAGGACATTTTCATGCGGAGTTTAGGTTCAAGGGGTGCTTCTGGTGGAATTTCTAAATCTCTTAGAAATATAATTAGAATTTTAGATGCGGCAGGGTATGATCTAATATTAGTAGAGAGTGTGGGGGCTGGCCAACTAGAAATCGAAATTTCAAAGGTTGTAAATTTAACGGTTGTAATTTTCAATCCAAATACCGGCGATAATGTACAAGCTGTTAAAGCAGGATTGACTGAGATTGGAGATGTATACATCGTGAATAAGTCAGATATAGAAGGCTCTAATACACTGTATCTGACACTTCTAGACCTCATAGGAGAGTTGCCTAGAAAACCACTGATTTTTAAAGTATCGGCGCATTCCGGGGAAGGTCTAGAAGAATTGTCAAAAAAATTAAGAGATTTGATCAATACAGATGACTGGATTTCCAAAAAGAAGAAAAAGGAAAGAGAAGATTTGAAAGCCGAATTAAAATTGATGGTATTAGATGAAGTGAGGGAGAAGTCAGTGCAGGTGTTGAACTCAAAAAACATGGAGATAAACAAGTTGGTCGAATCTATGCTCGACAAGTCAAAAGATCCTTACACAGCAGCGGAAGAATTATCTTTATTAGTATTTTCTAGTAAATGA
- a CDS encoding ABC transporter ATP-binding protein: MSKLELKNITKSFSVNSSSGERRRVLAIDNVNLSIEEGQFVCFVGPSGCGKSTLLNIIAGLEKPTEGELVLNGQSVFETGPDRIMVFQENALFPWLTVIDNVEFGLKMVGVEKEKRNKIALHYLEMMDLSKFSKSYTYQLSGGMKQRVAIARALVMDPDILLMDEPFAALDSQTRDLLLVELQLIWAKTRKTIIFVTHNISESICLGDRVVVFTKRPARVKKEIEIDYRRPRLTEDSNLFEYNRLVLDELKSEITQHKRTI; the protein is encoded by the coding sequence TTGAGTAAATTGGAATTGAAAAATATAACTAAATCCTTTTCAGTGAATTCGTCTTCAGGTGAAAGGAGAAGGGTTTTAGCTATAGATAATGTAAATTTGTCAATTGAAGAGGGCCAATTTGTGTGTTTTGTGGGTCCATCTGGGTGTGGTAAATCTACTCTACTTAATATAATTGCGGGTTTAGAAAAGCCAACTGAAGGAGAATTGGTACTTAACGGACAATCTGTGTTTGAAACTGGACCTGATCGCATTATGGTTTTTCAAGAGAATGCTTTATTCCCATGGCTAACCGTTATTGACAATGTCGAATTTGGATTAAAAATGGTTGGAGTTGAAAAAGAGAAACGAAACAAAATTGCATTACATTACCTTGAAATGATGGATTTAAGCAAATTCTCTAAATCTTATACATATCAGCTATCAGGCGGGATGAAACAGAGAGTCGCTATTGCACGTGCTTTAGTGATGGATCCTGACATATTGCTCATGGACGAACCCTTTGCTGCACTTGATTCACAGACTCGTGATCTTCTATTAGTTGAACTTCAATTGATATGGGCTAAGACTAGAAAGACAATAATATTTGTAACTCACAATATATCTGAATCAATATGCCTCGGTGACAGGGTTGTGGTATTCACAAAGAGACCAGCTCGCGTTAAGAAGGAGATTGAAATCGATTATAGGAGACCTAGGTTAACTGAAGATTCTAATTTATTTGAGTACAACAGACTGGTCCTTGATGAATTAAAGAGTGAAATAACTCAACACAAAAGAACAATATGA
- a CDS encoding PINc/VapC family ATPase gives MNDLIIVNLKKKIVLDTSIIIDGDISQKIDNKDIDENFEIIIPRAAIDELQSQACKQKEHGFIGLAELRKIREKCSENNILVRIYGEKPNLEDIKLAKNGRIDALITDIAEKENATLFTADYIQHLTANATGISSVHIRSPVSASFNLENYFDDRSMSVHLIEGVEPLAKKGTPGEFTLEKISDNKLDKQTLNQIMNFLFSTENNKKISNIEISFDGCYVVMYKNLRIVITQPPVSNKIEITAVRPIKKLSLQDYQLDTTLVDRLSKEAEGILIAGRPGSGKSTFASSIAEHYVQNNKLVKTLESPRDLQVPENVVQYGSFKNGYERVADILLLVRPDFTIFDEVRRIKDFELFADLRLTGIGMIGVIHANEALDAIQRFIGKIELGMIPHVIDTVIFIHGGKIEKIYELNLTVKVPAGMVEQDLARPVVEIRDFFSKETEYEIYSYGEENIIIPLKNIDKKIDKERNNRINKLAESKIREVIGKFDPKAEIMIISNDKIRIVVNKEVIPRIIGRGGSTISEIEKTLGVRIDVEAKVPLIGNEIAFSITESGSRIYLLVDEMHIGKKANLFLGDELLITNQIGKKAKLKLDKKSEIGRKVFNTIMSNNQDSMKLYESKDE, from the coding sequence ATGAATGATCTTATCATAGTTAATTTGAAAAAAAAAATTGTTTTAGATACAAGTATCATAATAGATGGCGATATAAGTCAGAAAATTGATAATAAGGATATTGATGAAAATTTTGAAATAATAATTCCCCGCGCTGCAATTGATGAGCTGCAGTCGCAAGCTTGTAAACAAAAGGAACATGGATTCATCGGACTCGCAGAACTAAGAAAGATTAGAGAAAAATGTAGTGAAAATAATATTTTGGTCAGAATTTACGGAGAAAAACCCAATTTAGAAGATATAAAATTAGCCAAGAATGGGAGAATAGATGCTCTTATTACCGACATAGCTGAGAAAGAAAATGCGACATTATTTACTGCTGATTACATACAACATTTAACTGCCAACGCTACTGGAATCTCAAGTGTTCATATACGATCTCCTGTCTCGGCATCTTTTAATTTAGAAAATTACTTTGACGATAGATCAATGAGTGTTCATTTGATAGAAGGAGTAGAACCATTAGCAAAGAAAGGTACTCCAGGAGAATTTACATTAGAGAAAATATCGGACAATAAATTGGATAAACAAACTTTAAATCAAATTATGAATTTCCTTTTCTCTACCGAAAACAATAAAAAAATATCAAATATAGAAATTTCTTTTGACGGATGTTACGTGGTAATGTACAAGAATTTAAGAATTGTCATTACTCAACCTCCCGTGTCAAATAAAATAGAAATTACTGCAGTCAGACCGATAAAGAAATTGTCCTTGCAAGATTATCAATTGGACACAACTTTAGTAGATAGACTGTCAAAGGAAGCAGAGGGAATCTTGATAGCAGGCAGACCTGGTTCTGGCAAAAGTACATTTGCAAGTAGTATCGCAGAACATTACGTCCAAAATAATAAACTCGTCAAGACCCTTGAATCACCTAGAGATCTACAAGTACCCGAGAATGTGGTCCAATATGGTTCATTTAAGAATGGGTATGAAAGGGTTGCGGACATCCTATTACTTGTAAGACCAGACTTTACGATTTTTGATGAAGTGAGGCGGATAAAGGATTTTGAACTATTTGCAGATCTTAGACTTACAGGTATTGGCATGATAGGAGTAATACATGCTAATGAAGCACTGGATGCGATTCAACGCTTTATTGGCAAGATAGAATTAGGTATGATACCTCATGTGATAGACACGGTAATATTTATACACGGAGGCAAAATTGAAAAAATATACGAATTGAATTTGACAGTAAAAGTCCCTGCGGGTATGGTGGAACAAGATCTTGCTAGACCTGTCGTTGAGATCAGGGATTTTTTTTCAAAGGAAACAGAATATGAAATCTATTCGTATGGAGAAGAAAACATAATTATCCCTTTAAAGAATATCGATAAAAAAATCGATAAAGAAAGGAACAACAGGATAAATAAATTAGCAGAATCCAAGATAAGAGAAGTTATAGGTAAATTTGACCCTAAGGCTGAAATAATGATAATTTCCAATGATAAGATAAGAATCGTAGTCAATAAAGAAGTAATTCCCCGAATAATTGGGAGAGGAGGATCGACTATTTCAGAAATAGAAAAAACTTTAGGAGTTAGAATTGATGTTGAAGCTAAAGTTCCGCTCATCGGTAATGAAATAGCATTTAGTATCACCGAATCAGGTTCTAGGATTTACTTGTTAGTAGATGAAATGCATATAGGAAAAAAGGCTAATTTATTTTTAGGAGACGAGCTACTAATTACCAATCAAATTGGAAAGAAAGCCAAATTAAAATTAGATAAAAAGTCTGAAATCGGCAGAAAAGTATTCAATACCATAATGAGTAACAATCAAGACTCTATGAAACTATATGAGAGTAAAGATGAATAA
- a CDS encoding 2-isopropylmalate synthase codes for MTTSDNKKKIRIFDTTLRDGEQTPGVTVSPDQKLEIAMKLDELGVDTIEAGFPVVSPGEVEAIKKIIKQGLKAEVCGLARTTQNDIDIAIKSDLKYIHTFIATSDIHLKYKLKMTREQVLEKAIYAVEYAKKHGLVVEFSAEDATRSDIQFLNKIFKSVAEAGADRIDIPDTVGYSTPQYISKLVTGVAEVTGLPVSVHCHNDFGLAVANSIAGFQAGAACAHVTINGLGERAGNAALEELVMACQCLYQIPHNIKTEQLYDVSKFVSSAMGIIVQPNKAIIGENAFGHESGIHTHGIINNPLTYEPISPELVGRKRWMQAGKHAGAHGIKAILDEFGITSSDLQLKEIVEKQKLIADSGKSITTSDLLSIASEVLKNKKFDENFKLNDFHIVTGLHIIPTAVVKLNIHGKDFIASETGVGPVDSALKAIQTIAHGIANIKIREYKLDSITGGSDALAEVSVKVEDKEGNIISARKSGADIVVASVQAMIDAINTTMLKKMIQNGEPTK; via the coding sequence ATGACGACCTCTGACAATAAAAAGAAAATCAGAATTTTTGATACTACCCTGAGAGACGGCGAACAGACCCCAGGAGTAACGGTTTCTCCGGATCAAAAATTAGAAATTGCAATGAAGTTGGATGAATTGGGAGTAGATACAATTGAGGCTGGGTTTCCCGTAGTCTCTCCAGGAGAAGTGGAAGCCATAAAAAAAATAATCAAACAAGGATTAAAAGCCGAAGTCTGTGGTTTGGCGCGCACCACACAAAATGATATTGATATTGCAATCAAAAGTGATCTAAAGTATATTCATACATTCATTGCAACATCTGATATACACTTAAAGTACAAATTAAAGATGACAAGGGAACAAGTGTTGGAAAAGGCAATTTATGCCGTAGAGTATGCAAAAAAACATGGATTGGTAGTAGAATTTTCCGCCGAGGATGCCACTCGATCTGATATACAATTTTTAAACAAAATATTCAAATCAGTTGCAGAAGCTGGCGCCGATAGGATAGACATTCCTGACACCGTGGGCTATTCAACACCTCAATATATATCAAAATTAGTAACAGGTGTAGCAGAGGTAACTGGATTGCCTGTTAGTGTACATTGTCATAATGATTTTGGATTGGCTGTTGCGAATTCGATAGCCGGATTTCAGGCAGGTGCTGCTTGTGCACATGTGACCATAAACGGATTAGGTGAGAGAGCAGGAAATGCAGCATTAGAAGAATTGGTAATGGCATGTCAGTGTCTTTATCAGATACCACATAATATCAAAACCGAGCAATTGTATGATGTTTCAAAATTTGTTTCTAGTGCTATGGGAATTATAGTGCAACCCAATAAAGCCATAATAGGGGAGAATGCCTTTGGACATGAATCAGGCATACATACGCATGGGATTATTAATAATCCTTTGACCTACGAACCCATCAGCCCTGAACTAGTCGGTAGAAAGAGGTGGATGCAAGCCGGCAAACATGCTGGTGCACATGGCATCAAAGCAATCCTCGATGAGTTTGGAATTACATCTTCGGATTTACAACTTAAGGAAATTGTCGAAAAACAGAAATTGATTGCAGATAGTGGAAAATCTATAACTACCTCTGATTTGTTATCTATAGCCTCTGAGGTTTTAAAGAACAAGAAATTTGATGAAAATTTTAAACTTAATGATTTTCACATAGTAACTGGACTACATATTATTCCAACTGCTGTGGTTAAACTTAATATTCATGGCAAAGATTTTATCGCCTCAGAGACCGGTGTTGGACCGGTTGATTCAGCATTGAAGGCCATACAGACTATTGCCCATGGTATTGCAAACATCAAGATAAGAGAATATAAGCTTGATTCAATTACCGGAGGCTCCGATGCACTGGCGGAAGTATCAGTAAAAGTAGAAGACAAGGAAGGAAACATCATTTCTGCTAGAAAATCAGGAGCAGATATTGTCGTGGCATCTGTTCAGGCGATGATTGATGCTATAAATACAACAATGTTAAAAAAGATGATTCAAAATGGAGAGCCTACCAAATAA